The following proteins are encoded in a genomic region of uncultured Fretibacterium sp.:
- a CDS encoding Ig-like domain-containing protein: protein MSLEQARLLAENWLAATTPYGQGMVYYSGFPVPSTSSSASLSLRQENHTPSAERALVDWFLSKPIANVGRMSTMRSAGISNAKIVGRSDGTVSRAKGFGLLVELPASEDVMVAAQMSRLGMKGAGAVLEDAASRRWTASLLALDGRLYDVRTTSGDVLSVTGLRVEPDSADLRVGERVSLKAILSPSNATDKRVSWSVSKPSVVSTDASGNVLALAEGTTRVRATAADGVHSADCTIRVTRPAVLPTALALTPQTLLLTVGGSAALAISFTPPETTERAVTWSTSNPAVATVLGGSVQAVGVGTARITAVSVVDAEVWAVCFGPGTEATHYYERTHRDAVDASIHLLAAYLQSEIA, encoded by the coding sequence GTGAGCTTGGAGCAGGCCCGCCTGCTTGCGGAGAACTGGCTGGCCGCCACGACCCCCTACGGGCAGGGCATGGTCTACTACAGCGGCTTTCCCGTTCCGAGCACTTCGTCGTCCGCGTCCTTGTCTCTGAGGCAGGAGAACCATACGCCTTCCGCGGAACGTGCGCTGGTGGACTGGTTTCTGTCCAAGCCGATCGCGAACGTGGGGCGCATGTCGACCATGCGGAGCGCGGGCATCTCCAACGCGAAGATCGTGGGGCGGTCGGACGGCACGGTGTCGCGCGCAAAGGGCTTTGGCCTGCTGGTGGAGCTTCCTGCAAGCGAGGACGTGATGGTGGCCGCCCAGATGTCGCGGCTGGGTATGAAGGGCGCTGGCGCCGTCTTGGAGGATGCGGCGTCACGCCGGTGGACGGCGTCGCTTCTGGCGCTGGACGGCCGTCTGTACGACGTGCGAACGACGAGCGGGGACGTGCTTTCCGTGACGGGCTTGCGCGTGGAGCCGGACTCCGCGGACCTGAGGGTGGGGGAGAGAGTGAGCCTGAAGGCCATCCTGAGCCCGTCGAACGCCACGGACAAGCGCGTGAGCTGGTCCGTCTCCAAACCGTCGGTCGTCTCGACGGACGCCTCCGGGAACGTTCTGGCCTTGGCCGAGGGAACCACGCGGGTCCGGGCGACGGCCGCGGACGGCGTCCATTCCGCGGACTGCACGATCCGTGTAACCCGTCCGGCGGTGCTTCCCACGGCCCTTGCACTGACGCCGCAGACCCTGCTGCTGACCGTCGGGGGGAGCGCCGCGCTTGCCATCTCCTTCACCCCGCCCGAGACCACGGAAAGGGCTGTGACGTGGAGCACGTCGAATCCTGCCGTCGCCACGGTGTTGGGCGGGAGCGTCCAGGCCGTTGGAGTTGGGACGGCGCGGATCACGGCGGTCTCCGTAGTGGATGCGGAGGTGTGGGCCGTCTGCTTCGGCCCCGGGACGGAGGCGACGCACTATTACGAGCGGACGCACCGCGACGCGGTCGATGCGTCTATCCACCTTCTGGCCGCCTATCTCCAGTCGGAGATAGCTTAG
- a CDS encoding ZinT/AdcA family metal-binding protein, whose protein sequence is MALGGCGGSSHNTPEPNPSPNPQPVGVLEAWTGTWKSFYGSVSDPSMISVYTEVQKYYQEQYSVKGIGSLFETMLRTGFDGLKVEGSTVTYLDDKGVAQGSVTYVPRGTQPSGVKEDGKDVLWYLFEASSVSDKTGKYKYLVLQEPVKKADEPLRISMYYGDKGFDAIFAELKNGSLWGPAIRPENVPVAPYAEQLKKNAADFKGWFPAPFALGKWEGEWVNVVGFLDDPLMKPVYEAVSKETKKKGKNYMPEDVKAFYKNMLASDLQSGTIEGNKVTIFDSKARVKVSGSYVFDGIKLGKFKFGDEVFPMRWRVFKTDADNAYKYLLLMPSESEDDGFTYFHMRYGSEIEDRFLNDPDYKWFPVLCEPTKAAERYAKKELKEAEETVDILPDLP, encoded by the coding sequence GTGGCCTTGGGAGGGTGCGGCGGGTCCTCCCACAACACTCCGGAGCCCAATCCCAGCCCTAATCCTCAGCCCGTAGGGGTTTTGGAGGCTTGGACGGGGACATGGAAGAGTTTTTACGGCTCCGTGAGCGATCCGTCGATGATTTCCGTCTATACCGAGGTCCAGAAATATTATCAGGAGCAATACTCGGTGAAGGGGATCGGATCCCTTTTTGAGACGATGCTCCGTACCGGCTTCGACGGCCTGAAGGTGGAGGGAAGTACCGTTACCTACCTGGACGATAAGGGCGTTGCCCAGGGGTCGGTGACTTACGTCCCCAGGGGGACCCAACCTTCAGGGGTGAAGGAGGACGGCAAGGACGTCCTGTGGTATCTGTTTGAGGCGTCGTCGGTCTCGGACAAGACCGGAAAATATAAGTACCTCGTTCTCCAGGAACCTGTCAAAAAGGCCGACGAGCCCCTGCGCATCTCTATGTATTATGGCGATAAAGGTTTTGACGCGATCTTTGCTGAGCTCAAGAACGGAAGTCTGTGGGGGCCGGCGATTCGCCCAGAAAACGTGCCCGTTGCACCGTATGCCGAGCAATTGAAGAAGAACGCAGCAGACTTCAAGGGATGGTTCCCCGCTCCCTTTGCGCTTGGGAAGTGGGAGGGCGAATGGGTCAACGTCGTCGGCTTTCTGGATGATCCCCTGATGAAGCCCGTCTACGAAGCGGTGTCGAAGGAGACTAAGAAAAAGGGGAAGAATTATATGCCGGAGGACGTAAAAGCCTTCTACAAAAATATGCTGGCTTCCGACCTCCAGAGTGGGACAATAGAGGGCAACAAAGTTACTATCTTTGATAGTAAAGCTCGCGTCAAGGTGTCCGGGTCCTATGTCTTCGATGGTATTAAGCTTGGGAAGTTCAAGTTTGGTGATGAAGTATTTCCCATGCGCTGGCGCGTCTTCAAGACCGATGCCGATAATGCCTATAAGTATCTTCTCCTGATGCCATCAGAATCGGAGGATGACGGCTTTACCTACTTCCATATGCGTTATGGGTCCGAGATCGAGGATAGATTTTTGAATGATCCCGATTATAAGTGGTTCCCTGTACTCTGCGAGCCGACAAAGGCAGCTGAGAGATATGCGAAAAAAGAGCTGAAGGAGGCAGAAGAGACGGTCGATATATTGCCCGACCTGCCCTAG